The following coding sequences are from one Leptolyngbya sp. NIES-3755 window:
- a CDS encoding putative sugar transferase (similar to AA sequence:cyanobase_aa:LBDG_09670): MNIVTDEFIDPLFWVALVMTFTDSPTCSVPDSSSQEFASRRYPLRLIREARTPHVSVNSKLKRTIDILGASVGLLITGLVLLPIAIAIQIDNPGKIFYSQVRCGVNGRPFRIWKFRSMVTNADTLKHLVKNEATGNIFKSKDDPRITRVGRFLRRTSLDELPQFWNVLRGEMSLVGTRPPTVDEVKKYESHHWNRLNVKPGITGEWQANGRSTVTDFEDIVTMDLDYQRKWSVMYDLQLIFKTIVVVLNKHGAC; encoded by the coding sequence GTGAATATAGTGACAGATGAGTTTATCGATCCTTTATTCTGGGTTGCTCTCGTGATGACTTTTACCGATTCACCTACCTGCTCTGTTCCTGATTCCAGTTCTCAAGAGTTTGCCTCAAGGCGCTATCCGTTACGGTTGATCCGCGAAGCTCGGACTCCTCATGTTTCCGTCAATAGCAAGCTCAAACGCACGATCGATATTTTGGGCGCTTCTGTCGGATTACTAATCACTGGCTTGGTCTTGCTCCCAATTGCGATCGCGATTCAAATCGATAATCCTGGCAAAATCTTCTACAGCCAAGTTCGCTGTGGAGTGAATGGTCGTCCGTTCCGCATTTGGAAATTTCGATCGATGGTGACGAATGCAGACACCTTAAAGCATTTAGTAAAAAACGAAGCGACCGGAAATATTTTCAAAAGCAAAGACGATCCGAGAATTACTCGTGTGGGTCGTTTTCTTCGTCGAACAAGCTTGGATGAACTGCCCCAGTTTTGGAATGTGTTGCGAGGTGAAATGAGCCTCGTTGGAACTCGTCCGCCAACCGTCGATGAAGTGAAAAAATACGAATCCCATCACTGGAATCGATTGAATGTGAAGCCTGGAATTACTGGAGAATGGCAAGCAAATGGTCGATCGACTGTGACCGATTTCGAGGATATCGTGACAATGGATTTAGACTATCAGCGCAAATGGTCAGTGATGTATGACCTGCAACTGATTTTTAAGACGATCGTAGTGGTACTGAATAAGCATGGGGCTTGTTAA